Part of the Vibrio parahaemolyticus genome, TCACACACCACCATTCACCATCCAGGCGCTGCTGTAATACTGCCAATCGCTGCCAATGGCGATATCGTCTTAGTGAATCAGTTTCGACCTTCTCTCAATAAATGGCTTCTGGAGTTACCAGCAGGGACTCGCGAAGGCGAAGAAGACCCGCTCTGCTGCGCGCAACGTGAGTTGGAAGAAGAAACTGGCTTCAGCGCAGAAAAATTTACCCCACTCGGTCAAGTGACACCGCTTGCTGGGTTTTGTGATGAAATTCAGTATTTGTTTGTCGCCGAACACTTAGCCAAAACCAATCGCTACGAGTGTGACGACGATGAAGTGATTGAAGTCGTGACATTGTCACGAGAACAGCTCGAAGAAAAAATTATTGATGGCACCATTACCGATGCCAAAACCATCGCTTGCTTAAGCAAAGCTCGCCTTTGCGGATACATTTAGGAATTTGAACCAAGGAGATATTCATGGATTTTCGTTCAGACACAGTGACTCAACCCACCCAAGCTATGCGCGAAGCAAT contains:
- a CDS encoding NUDIX hydrolase — encoded protein: MSKTIHKWKQISLVEKDVQLPTGQVISHTTIHHPGAAVILPIAANGDIVLVNQFRPSLNKWLLELPAGTREGEEDPLCCAQRELEEETGFSAEKFTPLGQVTPLAGFCDEIQYLFVAEHLAKTNRYECDDDEVIEVVTLSREQLEEKIIDGTITDAKTIACLSKARLCGYI